A window from Aliamphritea hakodatensis encodes these proteins:
- the rplJ gene encoding 50S ribosomal protein L10, with product MALGLEDKKAIVAEVQEAAKGALSAVVADSRGVSVETMTELRKQAREAGVWLKVVRNTLARRAVEGTDYECLNDSFVGPTLIAFSTEHPGAGARILKDFAKKNDKFELKTAVFEGQVVAVDMLASLPTYDEGIAMLMRTMKEAAAGKLVRTLAALREQKEQEAA from the coding sequence GTGGCATTAGGACTCGAAGACAAAAAAGCGATCGTCGCTGAAGTCCAGGAAGCTGCTAAAGGTGCTCTTTCTGCTGTTGTTGCTGACTCACGCGGTGTTTCCGTTGAGACAATGACTGAACTGCGTAAGCAGGCACGTGAAGCGGGTGTATGGCTGAAAGTCGTACGTAACACCCTGGCTCGCCGTGCAGTAGAAGGTACTGATTACGAATGTCTGAATGATTCATTCGTAGGCCCTACTCTAATTGCATTCTCTACTGAGCACCCAGGTGCCGGTGCGCGGATCCTGAAGGATTTCGCTAAAAAGAATGACAAGTTTGAGCTGAAAACCGCTGTGTTTGAAGGCCAGGTAGTTGCTGTAGACATGTTGGCTTCTCTGCCAACTTACGACGAAGGTATTGCAATGCTGATGCGCACTATGAAAGAAGCAGCAGCAGGCAAGCTGGTCCGCACTCTGGCGGCCCTTCGCGAACAGAAAGAACAAGAAGCAGCTTAA
- the rplA gene encoding 50S ribosomal protein L1, whose amino-acid sequence MAKLTKRQKAIAEKVQPGKQYTVEEAVAVLSEVSAVKFKESVDVAVNLGVDPRKSDQNVRGSSVLPNGTGKEVRVAVFAQGENAEKAKEAGADVVGFEDLAEQIKGGDLNFDVVIATPDAMRVVGQLGQVLGPRGLMPNPKVGTVTPDVVTAVNNAKSGQVRFRTDKNGIIHAGVGKVDFDAAAIQGNLEALMAELKKLKPSSAKGVYVKKVTLSTTMGPGLAIDQSSLSF is encoded by the coding sequence ATGGCTAAGCTGACTAAGCGCCAGAAGGCGATTGCTGAGAAGGTACAACCTGGTAAGCAATACACAGTTGAAGAAGCTGTAGCGGTACTGTCTGAAGTATCTGCTGTTAAGTTCAAAGAGTCTGTAGACGTTGCAGTTAACCTGGGCGTTGATCCGCGTAAATCTGATCAGAACGTTCGTGGTTCAAGTGTACTGCCTAACGGTACTGGTAAAGAAGTACGTGTTGCTGTTTTTGCTCAGGGCGAAAATGCTGAAAAAGCAAAAGAAGCCGGTGCTGATGTTGTTGGTTTCGAAGACCTGGCAGAGCAGATCAAAGGCGGTGACCTGAACTTTGACGTTGTTATTGCAACTCCGGATGCAATGCGCGTTGTTGGCCAGCTGGGTCAGGTTCTGGGTCCACGTGGTCTGATGCCTAACCCTAAGGTTGGTACTGTAACGCCAGACGTTGTAACGGCTGTTAACAATGCTAAATCTGGTCAGGTACGTTTCCGTACTGACAAGAACGGTATCATCCACGCAGGTGTTGGTAAGGTAGACTTTGACGCTGCGGCGATTCAGGGCAACCTGGAAGCACTGATGGCTGAGCTGAAAAAGCTGAAGCCGTCTTCTGCGAAAGGCGTATACGTTAAGAAAGTAACCCTGTCCACTACTATGGGACCGGGTCTGGCGATTGATCAGTCTTCACTGTCATTCTAA
- the rplK gene encoding 50S ribosomal protein L11 — MAKKIEAYIKLQVAAGAANPSPPVGPALGQHGVNIMEFCKAFNAQTQSMENGMPIPVVITVYADRSFTFITKTPPASVLLKKAAGLKSGSGRPNTEKVGTVSRDQLEEIATTKMADLTAADMDAAVRTIAGSARSMGLNVEGVE; from the coding sequence ATGGCTAAGAAAATCGAAGCTTACATTAAGCTACAGGTTGCTGCCGGTGCTGCAAACCCAAGTCCACCAGTTGGTCCTGCACTGGGTCAGCACGGTGTAAACATCATGGAATTCTGTAAGGCGTTCAATGCTCAGACTCAGAGCATGGAAAACGGCATGCCGATTCCGGTTGTAATTACTGTTTATGCAGACCGTAGCTTTACTTTTATCACTAAGACTCCGCCAGCATCTGTGCTGCTGAAGAAGGCTGCTGGCCTGAAGAGCGGTTCTGGTCGTCCGAACACTGAGAAGGTTGGTACGGTTAGCCGTGATCAGCTGGAAGAGATTGCAACGACTAAGATGGCTGATCTGACTGCTGCTGATATGGATGCAGCTGTCCGTACTATCGCCGGTAGTGCACGTAGCATGGGTCTGAACGTAGAAGGTGTTGAATAA
- the nusG gene encoding transcription termination/antitermination protein NusG, producing the protein MAMRWYVVHAYSGYEKRVMNSLKERVELAGMEDRFGDILVPTEEVVEIKEGKKRKSERKFYPGYVLVQMDMDDETWHLVKDTPRVMGFIGGTADKPAPITEREADAILQRVESGADKPRPKTVFEPGEMVRVTDGPFADFNGVVEEVNYEKNRLQVAVLIFGRSTPVELEFGQVEKA; encoded by the coding sequence ATTCCGGTTACGAAAAGCGCGTAATGAACTCCCTGAAGGAGCGCGTTGAACTGGCCGGTATGGAAGATCGTTTCGGCGATATTTTGGTTCCGACTGAAGAAGTTGTCGAAATCAAAGAAGGTAAGAAGCGTAAGTCAGAGCGTAAGTTCTATCCGGGCTATGTGTTGGTCCAGATGGATATGGATGATGAGACCTGGCACCTGGTTAAAGATACTCCACGCGTAATGGGCTTTATTGGCGGTACTGCTGATAAGCCGGCGCCGATCACTGAGCGTGAAGCGGATGCTATTTTGCAGCGTGTTGAGAGTGGTGCTGATAAGCCGCGTCCTAAGACTGTCTTTGAACCGGGTGAGATGGTTCGTGTTACTGATGGTCCGTTTGCTGACTTTAACGGTGTTGTTGAAGAAGTGAATTATGAGAAGAACCGTCTGCAGGTTGCAGTGCTGATCTTCGGTCGCTCGACTCCGGTTGAGCTGGAATTTGGTCAGGTCGAAAAAGCCTGA